The Dendropsophus ebraccatus isolate aDenEbr1 chromosome 3, aDenEbr1.pat, whole genome shotgun sequence genomic interval ctcttcatcattaggaatgcccctgggcaggatttctcctaatcatcacttgtctgaacagtgACCATGTGACTTGATGTGGGAGGGTggtgaggaaggacggaggggcggtgcaagcctagggaacagacactctaggccacgccaacttGACACAGCactgctttttaggacaataactgcatcacctcccaaacagaccccagcacagatcttggattaaaagcagctatctggcggtacaagcggttgggggcatattgtgggtacagagttgctttaactgtGCTTGTATCAAATAAGTGACAGAAAAGCGGTATACATATTACATGCGGTTATGTGAATTAGTGTAGAACCAGGGTCATATGTTCTATGGTCAGGTCAGGGTCATACTGGAGAAGGTAGTGACTACTGGAAGACCGAAGACAAGGGGCAGAAAATACAGGGGAGAAACTGAGACCCTTGTTAAAGTTTATGGAGTGCCaaaagactatatatatataggcttctTGTCAATATGAAATATATATGAGTCTCCTGTCAATCTGAATCACAGGTAAAGACCATGTCCTATTTGTGAATGAAGACAAATCGTAAGATAATTTTTTCATGCACTTAAGGGGTGGGTCTACGTTTCAACAACTAAACCAGTATCTCATAGGCCATCCCATTAGTATTGTGTCACAAGCAAAGTATCTGAGGTGGGTCAGAAAATACTTACCGCCGCTGTAATGGCACCTCCATCCCCTGAGCTCCGTGCAGCAGCTACTATGGACACTACCAAAAAAATGACTGCAGCAGAAACACAGCGCAGGAAATCCTAAATGCAACAGAACGTACTATCAGTACTAATGGAGGCATTTACTGTATTCTCTTACATGCAATTCAATATTGTCTATTATTTATAGAACAGGGTGCATTATATCAGTATCTAATGGGACAGGAGGAGAGAGTTTGAAGGCTATTAGGCCTGATTCCCACAGTATTCATCACAAATAGAGGAAACAACTTAACTGCTGATTTTGCTAATGAAATCCACACTACTCCCTACAACCAGTCTACCTGTCCGTCTCATTACATGCTACAGAACATTAAGCCGGATAAACATAGTGGGCGCTTAGCAATTGCAGATACATTTTATAATTACATCTACACTCTGGGGTGTGGTAACGTAAATCCAAAGCTTAATACGTCTCGTAATGTTCTACACACCGTGCACGGCCAGTTAAGAGCAGCGAGGCGAAGATGGTAGTGACTTGAGAAAATGATGAGGAAGATGAGGGTGATGATAAGCTCAATCAGAGGGGCTGCCAAATAGGAAGATatggaggctgcaaaacagataAATATCACAAAGCAGAGGACCTGCGGAGAGAAGGAGATGAGGTCAGGTCCTAGATGATATTAGAGGTAAGCGGTAAATTATGGGCAGTGGTCAAACAGTGCGCCACTCTTCTTACTATTCCCAAACTGGACTTTTATTAATTGGTATTTGTTACTATAAATGAATATTCCTTGAGTCAGACCTCCATGGCACCAAAACATTGTAGACAAGAAGATGTACCTTTACTACATAGACTCACCTTTTGCTTCCTATTCATCATTTACATGTAAATGGACGAGGAAACGACAGGATCCCTTTCAAAGAAAACTGCAGCATGTTAATTAACCCTAAATAACAGGATGTTATCCAGCTATTCTTCACGGGCAATGGTTGCTAAACAAAGCAGTTGTGGGAATAGCACTGTGTTAGGGAATTTAATACTTTAtggtctttttcttttcttttagctTGTTGTTGTGCCATTCACCTGTTATACTCACTAGAAATGAGTatatagccaactgggtgttaccagctaAGCGACAacgtagggacacgcccccaactTGTAGCAGTTGGTTatttaaggccctgttacacggacCAATCTGGAGGAGCacgcgagcgccgacctgtcagatcagtgctcacttgctcctcattccccgcttgctgatGGCGCAATTACATGCACGGACAGCGAGCGGATAagagcggggagctgtggggaacTGCAGAAGGGGTAATGatcatccggggagcccatattagatagcggtggtctgctgccaccactcctatttcAGTGTCGGCCAGCGGACCATCGGTATagtttcaacatgtcgaaagacaAGTGTACTGGCCGATAAAcggccaaatacagccaataatcgcttggtgtaatagggcatttagtCATGGATTTCTAGTAAGAGTACCAGaggaacaaaacaagacagataTGGAACAAAAGATGTTCCAGTATTGTTATACAAGTATTTAGTAAAACAAACAGGTGAGTAGTGGAGACAGGTCTACTTCAAGTTATATGTACAAAATATACTGGAAATCTTCTAAAGGTGTGTGTTTGTGCCtgagagtatgtgtgtgtgtgtgcgggtggGGGGTGGTGTCTTAATCACTTCAGAGTTTCTTACAAATTGAGAACAGGAGACCATTATCCCCCATTCTACCAGGTGAGGTGCCACCAGCATCCATATACAGGAAGAGCATGAATAGACGCGTCTGAGGATCTCTCTATTCATGTCTACAGGTGTTAAGGACACAGAAATTCTGTATTTCCATGACCACCTCTCTGTTCATTCTatacctaagggtcctattacaagggaCAATGAAGGcgtgatcaatattgtaaatgagcaTCAATTAGTTTggagcttgtttactgggcctgataatcatttaggcccgataatcgtttaggaagggctgcatggacattattaGCAATGGCTGGACGAACAGAAATGATCAGACGATGAATGTTTAATAGGCTGATG includes:
- the CMTM5 gene encoding CKLF-like MARVEL transmembrane domain-containing protein 5 isoform X1 — its product is MSGRDDVESSSGFSLDKEFLNSLKGRILLAELVLCFVIFICFAASISSYLAAPLIELIITLIFLIIFSSHYHLRLAALNWPCTDFLRCVSAAVIFLVVSIVAAARSSGDGGAITAALFGFLLVGVFSFDAYNIYKTEITDRSAETGDGAADA
- the CMTM5 gene encoding CKLF-like MARVEL transmembrane domain-containing protein 5 isoform X2, encoding MSGRDDVESSSGFSLDKEFLNSLKGRILLAELVLCFVIFICFAASISSYLAAPLIELIITLIFLIIFSSHYHLRLAALNWPCTDFLRCVSAAVIFLVVSIVAAARSSGDGGAITAALFGFLLVGVFSFDAYNIYKTEITDRSAETGAADA